In one window of Desulfovibrio sp. UIB00 DNA:
- the queD gene encoding 6-carboxytetrahydropterin synthase QueD, with product MDIYVTLTFDAAHRLPAVPAGHKCGNLHGHTFVVEVYVQGEVSETNGWVVDFGDIKSIAKSYVDHLDHTYLNDIEGLENPTSENIAIWLWGKLNSQIKGLSKIVVKESPTSGAVYTGK from the coding sequence ATGGATATTTACGTTACTTTGACCTTTGACGCAGCGCACCGGTTGCCCGCTGTTCCGGCAGGCCACAAATGCGGCAATCTGCATGGGCATACTTTTGTTGTTGAAGTTTATGTGCAGGGCGAAGTGTCTGAAACCAATGGCTGGGTTGTTGATTTTGGCGACATTAAATCGATTGCGAAGTCGTATGTTGACCATCTGGATCACACGTATCTGAATGATATTGAAGGGCTTGAAAATCCCACCAGCGAAAATATCGCCATCTGGCTCTGGGGCAAGCTGAATTCCCAGATCAAGGGGCTTTCAAAAATCGTGGTTAAGGAGAGCCCCACCTCTGGCGCCGTGTACACCGGGAAGTAA
- a CDS encoding biotin/lipoyl-binding protein — translation MPEPIYLQMPEPRLKKHGRMFLRLLPLWVMGCLVAAGWWWIESGRVTSTWAMLDGMVYAVSSEFPAKVESVAVREGDRVKKGQVLARLDAKAYAGRVGEAGREAAALRVMAGPPSIEETTARLKQAQDSEQEMVRRIALARHDEDLKQKAREERVAEHVRAQLALRTLDSQGGERAVGSARYAAVKQAEAQTRLAKERAIVEFEQVSLVRAAIDQELARVRAEALRYKQLASSNRYTPKYVAGALGAAMNAVPQNAVDGNLYAPQDGRILRGIAMPGQSVQRGEPVVLLLPEGKEAQKSFWLLAFFTQDAANALKPGQKCAITLKNDTKLEGRVYDRLDPQPLPPNAIADNKDARETAARPEVYVPVRITISDGEGKQFEPGMLGKCEVMTRVFWN, via the coding sequence ATGCCCGAACCAATATACTTGCAAATGCCCGAACCAAGACTGAAAAAGCACGGCCGTATGTTTTTGCGCCTGCTGCCCCTGTGGGTGATGGGCTGTCTGGTTGCCGCCGGGTGGTGGTGGATTGAATCTGGCCGCGTAACAAGCACCTGGGCCATGCTCGATGGCATGGTGTACGCGGTTTCGTCCGAATTCCCCGCCAAAGTTGAATCCGTAGCTGTTCGCGAGGGCGACCGCGTCAAAAAAGGGCAGGTGCTGGCCCGGCTGGACGCCAAAGCATACGCTGGCCGTGTGGGCGAGGCCGGGCGCGAAGCTGCCGCTCTGCGCGTTATGGCTGGCCCGCCGAGCATTGAAGAAACGACAGCGCGTCTCAAGCAGGCGCAGGATTCCGAACAGGAGATGGTGCGCCGTATCGCACTGGCGCGGCACGATGAAGACCTCAAACAGAAAGCGCGCGAAGAACGCGTGGCAGAGCATGTGCGCGCCCAACTGGCCTTGCGCACACTTGATAGCCAGGGCGGTGAACGCGCCGTGGGCAGCGCGCGCTACGCAGCCGTCAAGCAGGCGGAAGCTCAGACCCGCCTTGCCAAGGAGCGGGCCATTGTGGAATTTGAACAGGTCAGCCTTGTGCGCGCTGCAATCGATCAGGAGCTTGCCCGAGTGCGCGCGGAAGCGCTGCGTTACAAACAGTTGGCCTCAAGCAACCGCTATACGCCCAAGTACGTGGCAGGCGCCCTGGGCGCTGCCATGAATGCCGTGCCGCAAAATGCTGTGGACGGCAATCTCTACGCCCCGCAAGATGGGCGCATTCTGCGCGGTATTGCCATGCCGGGGCAGTCTGTGCAACGCGGCGAACCCGTGGTCCTGCTGCTGCCCGAGGGCAAGGAAGCGCAAAAATCCTTCTGGCTGTTGGCCTTTTTTACGCAGGATGCCGCCAATGCCCTCAAGCCGGGCCAGAAATGCGCCATAACCCTGAAAAACGACACCAAGCTTGAAGGGCGCGTCTATGACAGGCTCGACCCCCAGCCCCTGCCGCCCAATGCCATCGCGGACAACAAGGATGCCAGGGAAACTGCGGCCCGCCCGGAAGTTTACGTGCCTGTGCGCATAACCATCAGCGATGGCGAGGGCAAGCAGTTTGAACCCGGCATGCTGGGGAAGTGCGAGGTTATGACAAGGGTTTTCTGGAATTAG
- a CDS encoding manganese-dependent inorganic pyrophosphatase, with product MSALVIGHMNPDTDSIISAIAAADLYSKRGLDVTPAAQGAPTPETEFVLKKFGLTAPQVVADVAGKNLYLVDYSDLAQAPKGMDSACVLGIADHHKLGDVTTSAPLEAWIWPVGCTCTVLKNMFDFYGVEISKGIAGGMLCAILSDTVIFKSPTCTPADKKAVEELAKIAGVSDVMALGMEMFKVKSAVEGTSMKDLVFRDYKDFDMGGKKVGIGQLEVVDLSILEPVKAGLQAEIARVKGEGRHSVFLLLTDIMKEGSEMLIVSDDPSVVEKAFGVKAEGESVWLPGVMSRKKQVVPNFEKAFK from the coding sequence ATGTCCGCATTAGTTATTGGTCACATGAATCCTGATACCGACAGCATCATTTCTGCCATTGCCGCCGCCGACCTGTACAGCAAGCGCGGTCTGGACGTTACCCCTGCCGCTCAGGGCGCGCCCACTCCTGAAACCGAATTCGTGCTCAAGAAGTTCGGTCTCACCGCTCCCCAGGTTGTTGCCGACGTGGCTGGCAAGAATCTGTACTTGGTGGACTATTCCGATCTGGCTCAGGCCCCCAAGGGAATGGATTCCGCCTGTGTGCTCGGTATCGCTGATCACCACAAGCTTGGTGATGTGACCACCTCCGCGCCCCTGGAAGCCTGGATCTGGCCCGTGGGCTGCACCTGCACCGTGCTGAAGAACATGTTTGACTTCTACGGCGTGGAAATTTCCAAGGGCATCGCTGGCGGCATGCTGTGCGCCATCCTCTCCGATACCGTTATCTTCAAGTCCCCCACCTGCACCCCCGCCGACAAGAAGGCCGTTGAAGAACTGGCCAAGATCGCGGGCGTGAGCGACGTGATGGCTCTGGGCATGGAAATGTTCAAGGTCAAGAGCGCCGTTGAAGGCACCTCCATGAAGGACCTGGTCTTCCGTGACTACAAGGACTTCGACATGGGCGGTAAGAAAGTTGGCATCGGCCAGCTCGAAGTGGTCGACCTTTCCATCCTGGAACCCGTCAAGGCTGGCCTTCAGGCCGAAATCGCCCGCGTGAAGGGCGAAGGCCGTCACAGCGTGTTCCTGCTGCTCACCGACATCATGAAGGAAGGCTCTGAAATGCTGATCGTTTCTGACGATCCTTCCGTGGTGGAAAAAGCTTTTGGCGTGAAGGCCGAAGGCGAATCCGTGTGGCTGCCCGGCGTGATGAGCCGCAAAAAGCAGGTCGTGCCCAACTTTGAAAAGGCTTTCAAATAA
- a CDS encoding tyrosine recombinase XerC: MSRAQGGQKGPVGAPASPKAGSGAAAKTTARKKTAGKQTQGSLTEAATPNTQEQAAGGQRKPGPDRTKLFVDAFLAWMEVQKGASPATLKAYGSDLAQLIEFLRGQDADLGRPETVTRRHVQAYLAWLFRQGEAKSSMARKLAAVRSFFRFQQRKGVVTENVAAQVRNPRQEKRHPRALNVDETFALLDAEHGQAGAESAESARLLCRDLALAELLYGSGLRISEALGLNIDDVQLSSRVLRVMGKGSRERLAPLSDTSCESLRAWLDERPLLALPEEQALFVGSRGSRLNRREAARIVERLCRRAGLDFTVSPHSLRHSFATHLLSAGADLRSVQELLGHRRLTTTQRYTQVSLEHLMEAYDKAHPKATKK; the protein is encoded by the coding sequence ATGAGCAGGGCACAGGGCGGGCAAAAAGGCCCGGTCGGCGCGCCCGCCAGCCCAAAGGCCGGGAGCGGTGCTGCTGCCAAAACGACAGCGCGCAAAAAAACTGCGGGCAAGCAAACGCAAGGCTCGTTGACCGAGGCAGCCACGCCAAACACGCAGGAACAGGCCGCTGGCGGGCAACGCAAACCCGGCCCCGACCGGACAAAGCTCTTTGTTGATGCCTTTCTGGCCTGGATGGAAGTGCAGAAGGGCGCTTCGCCCGCCACTCTCAAAGCCTACGGCAGCGACCTTGCGCAACTCATCGAATTTCTGCGCGGGCAGGATGCTGACCTCGGAAGGCCCGAAACCGTCACCCGGCGTCACGTGCAGGCCTATCTGGCCTGGCTGTTCCGTCAGGGCGAGGCCAAAAGCTCCATGGCCAGAAAACTGGCGGCTGTGCGTTCATTCTTTCGTTTTCAACAGCGCAAGGGTGTGGTAACAGAAAATGTGGCCGCGCAGGTGCGCAATCCCCGGCAGGAAAAACGCCACCCCCGCGCTCTGAATGTGGACGAAACCTTTGCCTTGCTGGATGCGGAGCATGGGCAGGCCGGAGCAGAGAGCGCCGAATCCGCGCGCCTGCTGTGTCGCGATCTTGCCTTGGCGGAACTGCTCTACGGTTCTGGCCTGCGAATTTCAGAGGCGCTTGGCCTCAATATTGATGATGTGCAGCTTTCATCGCGCGTGTTGCGCGTTATGGGCAAAGGCTCGCGGGAACGGCTTGCACCGCTTTCCGACACATCGTGCGAGAGCCTCAGGGCATGGCTTGACGAGCGTCCGCTCCTGGCCCTGCCCGAAGAGCAGGCCCTGTTTGTGGGTTCGCGCGGTTCGCGCCTGAACCGCAGGGAGGCCGCGCGCATTGTGGAGCGCCTGTGCCGCCGGGCCGGGCTGGACTTTACAGTGTCGCCGCACAGCCTGCGCCATTCGTTTGCCACGCACCTGCTTTCGGCAGGGGCCGACCTGCGCAGTGTGCAGGAGCTGCTGGGGCACCGCAGATTGACCACCACACAGCGCTACACGCAGGTAAGCCTTGAGCATTTGATGGAAGCCTATGACAAGGCCCATCCCAAGGCGACGAAAAAATAA
- a CDS encoding 50S ribosomal protein L11 methyltransferase has product MSDSQCSPLSPEETSTSLSPAHAAELETLLERIRTDFDVEFEPLHVDENPLQVLSIQNMSAHLDKLLQRKAIHDPLKDLPLWAKLWPGSFVLGRLLRKYEPQGKSLLELGAGCGALSLVAARYGFARVVLSDVVEQALRFARANVLCNGLGDQIEVTHVDVTAPGRDPRFASGFDIIAASEILYLDDLHRPLVKFVDRHLAPGGKAFFCTDVARAKPHFGKIAAKTFKITEGRIGVKSHDENGEEQRRLYSILILERP; this is encoded by the coding sequence ATGTCTGACTCCCAGTGCTCGCCTCTGTCGCCCGAGGAAACATCAACCAGTCTTTCCCCGGCCCATGCCGCCGAACTTGAGACCCTGCTGGAGCGCATCCGCACCGATTTTGATGTGGAATTCGAACCGCTGCATGTGGACGAAAATCCCCTTCAGGTGCTCTCCATACAGAACATGAGCGCCCATCTGGACAAGCTGCTGCAACGCAAGGCCATCCACGATCCGCTCAAGGATCTGCCCCTGTGGGCAAAACTGTGGCCCGGTTCGTTTGTGCTGGGCCGCCTGCTGCGCAAATATGAACCGCAGGGCAAAAGCCTGCTGGAGCTTGGCGCTGGCTGCGGCGCGCTGAGCCTTGTGGCTGCCCGCTACGGATTTGCGCGTGTGGTGCTGAGCGATGTGGTGGAGCAGGCCCTGCGTTTTGCCAGGGCCAACGTACTGTGCAACGGCCTGGGCGACCAGATAGAGGTCACCCATGTGGACGTGACTGCGCCGGGGCGCGACCCGCGCTTTGCCAGCGGCTTTGACATTATCGCCGCCTCGGAAATCCTCTATCTGGACGACCTGCACAGGCCGTTGGTCAAGTTTGTGGATCGCCACCTCGCGCCCGGCGGCAAGGCCTTTTTCTGCACCGACGTGGCCCGCGCCAAACCCCATTTTGGCAAAATCGCGGCCAAGACCTTCAAGATTACCGAAGGCCGCATCGGCGTTAAATCCCATGATGAAAACGGCGAAGAACAGCGCCGTCTGTACAGTATTCTGATTCTGGAGCGGCCATGA
- a CDS encoding 50S ribosomal protein L11 methyltransferase, translating into MKQIFRLEMVVAEEDADRATGLLTLGVPFGWEEETLPTGETRFRVHCENPEFINNLQSDLQARIPAAEYTLTTLEDQDWLAAWRQFFTPVPCGNRFVVLPPWLADSNDFPGREKIVIEPKSAFGTGHHATTALCLTVLSELVEAGRVKPGQHFLDLGTGSGVLGIGCCKSGLTGEGYDIDMLAVENAIENRQINGIEGFEVGLGSIDALEGRTYDLVLANILARPLIDLAQRIVWACKPGACLVLSGLLEIQADSVEEAYMAQCLPKPRRVIDGEWCALVWD; encoded by the coding sequence ATGAAGCAGATTTTTCGTTTGGAAATGGTTGTGGCCGAAGAAGATGCAGACCGCGCCACCGGCTTGCTGACCTTGGGTGTGCCCTTTGGCTGGGAAGAAGAAACCCTGCCCACGGGTGAAACCCGCTTTCGCGTGCATTGCGAAAACCCCGAATTCATCAACAACCTGCAAAGCGACCTTCAGGCCCGCATTCCCGCAGCGGAATACACCCTGACCACGCTTGAGGATCAGGATTGGCTGGCAGCATGGCGGCAGTTTTTTACGCCTGTGCCGTGCGGCAACCGTTTTGTGGTGCTGCCCCCCTGGCTTGCCGACAGCAATGATTTTCCCGGTCGGGAAAAGATTGTTATTGAACCCAAGAGCGCGTTTGGCACGGGACACCATGCCACTACGGCCCTGTGCCTCACTGTATTGAGCGAGCTTGTGGAAGCCGGACGCGTCAAGCCGGGCCAGCATTTTCTGGATCTCGGCACTGGCTCGGGCGTGCTTGGTATTGGCTGCTGCAAGAGCGGCCTGACCGGCGAAGGCTACGACATCGACATGCTGGCCGTGGAAAATGCCATTGAAAACAGGCAAATCAACGGAATCGAGGGTTTTGAAGTGGGCCTTGGCAGCATAGACGCGCTCGAAGGCCGCACCTATGATCTGGTGTTGGCAAATATTCTGGCCCGCCCGCTGATTGATCTTGCCCAGCGCATCGTGTGGGCCTGCAAGCCCGGCGCATGCCTGGTGCTCTCCGGCCTGCTTGAAATCCAGGCCGACAGCGTGGAAGAAGCCTACATGGCCCAGTGCCTGCCCAAGCCCCGCCGCGTTATTGACGGCGAGTGGTGCGCGCTGGTCTGGGATTAG
- a CDS encoding YcaO-like family protein yields MNEQLPTITLAPCPKGYTRDLDKTMSPAQTIARVRERLDSSRLDILSKTRRVDVGRLGIPVFLSVCGADARRIMPTRKQMGKGSSAEQAEASALMELMERFAFFSFWEERPHMVSATWSEAEARFGSDLLPIEAMLRSVDDPLSPQDARRVLDLTRWQFYPATRLLDGKTVWLPLDWFKLLGEFNGTSAGNSREESLLQGLSELIERHVCCRVDRNLPTTPTIDPASCAFDPVLAELLAAFEREGVHIVLKDFSQGMPLPTVAAVAWDPKTFPDSSEIVYTAGTAASPAKAAIRAVTEVAQLAGDFCTRACYEASGLSKYTALEQINWLIEGPTVSLASLPTVEDADIREELLTALRGLAPLELYAVETTHPRLGIPTHYSIVPGLHFRERDRNQSLGLFVGRKLVEEADAETVLHGLKVLKSCYPGAHFLPFFEGMLALRAEDFNTARSAFAAAVPLQPDADSQALASFYLGYTDTLECRWQEALPALAAAAKLCPDMKEYGNLLGVAHFKTGDYAKAAEAFKAVLRVDKGSAMDLANLGLCEKFMGNAEQAREYLSAALELDASLDFARNHLAELEGSAN; encoded by the coding sequence ATGAACGAGCAGTTGCCCACCATAACCCTGGCCCCCTGCCCCAAGGGCTACACGCGCGATCTGGACAAAACCATGAGTCCCGCGCAGACCATCGCCCGCGTGCGGGAACGGCTGGATTCCTCCCGCCTCGACATTTTGTCAAAAACGCGCCGCGTGGACGTGGGCAGGCTTGGCATCCCCGTGTTTTTGAGCGTGTGCGGGGCTGATGCCCGGCGTATCATGCCTACCCGCAAGCAGATGGGCAAAGGTTCCTCCGCCGAACAGGCCGAGGCTTCGGCCCTCATGGAACTGATGGAGCGTTTTGCCTTTTTCAGCTTTTGGGAAGAGCGCCCCCACATGGTCAGCGCCACATGGAGCGAGGCCGAGGCCCGTTTTGGCAGTGATCTGCTGCCCATTGAGGCCATGCTGCGCTCGGTGGACGACCCCCTTTCGCCGCAGGATGCACGCCGTGTGCTCGACCTCACGCGCTGGCAGTTCTACCCCGCCACCCGCCTGCTGGACGGCAAAACTGTGTGGCTCCCGCTGGACTGGTTCAAGCTGCTTGGCGAATTTAACGGCACCTCGGCTGGCAACAGTCGCGAAGAATCGCTGCTGCAAGGCCTGAGCGAACTGATCGAGCGCCACGTGTGCTGCCGCGTTGACCGCAACCTGCCCACCACGCCCACCATCGACCCGGCGTCCTGCGCCTTTGACCCGGTGCTGGCCGAACTGCTGGCGGCATTTGAGCGCGAAGGCGTGCATATTGTGCTGAAAGATTTTTCGCAGGGAATGCCCCTGCCCACGGTTGCCGCCGTGGCCTGGGATCCCAAAACCTTTCCCGACAGCTCTGAAATCGTCTACACCGCCGGCACAGCGGCTTCCCCTGCCAAGGCGGCCATCCGCGCGGTTACGGAAGTTGCCCAGCTTGCAGGCGATTTCTGCACACGCGCCTGCTACGAGGCCTCAGGCCTTTCCAAGTACACGGCCCTTGAGCAGATCAACTGGCTTATCGAAGGCCCAACCGTCTCCCTTGCCAGCCTGCCCACCGTGGAGGACGCCGATATTCGTGAAGAACTGCTCACAGCTCTGCGCGGCCTTGCCCCGCTGGAGCTTTACGCGGTTGAAACCACGCATCCGCGCCTCGGCATCCCCACCCACTACAGCATTGTGCCTGGCCTGCATTTTCGCGAGCGCGACCGCAACCAGAGCCTTGGCCTCTTTGTGGGCCGCAAGCTCGTGGAAGAAGCCGATGCGGAAACTGTACTGCATGGCCTGAAAGTGCTGAAATCATGCTATCCTGGCGCGCATTTTCTGCCATTCTTTGAAGGCATGCTGGCCCTGCGCGCGGAAGACTTCAACACTGCCCGCAGCGCCTTTGCCGCAGCCGTGCCCCTGCAACCGGACGCCGATTCTCAGGCCCTGGCCTCCTTTTACCTTGGCTATACAGATACCCTTGAATGCCGCTGGCAGGAGGCGCTGCCCGCGCTGGCAGCCGCTGCCAAGCTCTGCCCGGACATGAAGGAATACGGCAATCTGCTTGGTGTGGCCCACTTCAAAACTGGCGACTATGCCAAGGCGGCTGAGGCCTTTAAGGCTGTGCTGCGGGTGGACAAAGGCTCTGCAATGGACCTCGCCAACCTCGGCCTGTGTGAAAAATTCATGGGCAATGCCGAACAGGCCCGCGAATATCTAAGCGCCGCGCTGGAGCTTGACGCCAGCCTGGATTTTGCCCGCAACCATCTGGCGGAGCTGGAAGGATCGGCTAACTGA
- a CDS encoding M23 family metallopeptidase encodes MSKFLSRLALAALCIALGCPPTELVAEGASVAPVADTAKPATELAAEPEAGQTDAQKTSASSQYTEPESSPAMPKPTQSKTAQNTETNRALPPLRELITSPFGNRRMPGWLSRRGVVMRDHGGIDIRAHMGWPVTAFKPGTVIRAGENGPLGISVDVRQEDGMTARYGHMSNTLVKTGQRVTSGEALGLVGCTGRTTGAHLHFGLLDASGKAVDPLPYLHSADEVLRPDPASIPPVIEAQSCGPVLRGPNGRPIRMGNTRMGTTLKDLDNYTPPPIPTWDQRQ; translated from the coding sequence GTGTCGAAATTTCTAAGCAGACTCGCGCTTGCCGCCCTCTGCATAGCCCTTGGCTGCCCGCCCACGGAACTTGTTGCCGAGGGCGCATCGGTCGCGCCCGTTGCCGACACCGCAAAACCTGCCACGGAACTTGCTGCGGAACCAGAAGCCGGACAAACAGACGCGCAAAAAACATCTGCCAGCAGCCAGTATACAGAGCCTGAATCTTCGCCAGCAATGCCGAAACCCACCCAGTCAAAAACCGCCCAGAATACCGAGACCAACCGCGCCTTGCCGCCATTGCGCGAGCTGATCACATCCCCCTTTGGCAACCGCCGCATGCCCGGTTGGCTCAGCAGGCGCGGCGTGGTCATGCGCGATCATGGGGGTATAGATATCCGCGCGCACATGGGTTGGCCTGTCACGGCCTTCAAGCCCGGCACAGTCATCCGCGCCGGAGAAAACGGCCCACTGGGCATCTCCGTTGATGTCCGGCAAGAAGACGGCATGACGGCGCGCTACGGGCACATGTCAAACACTCTCGTAAAAACCGGGCAGCGCGTCACCTCCGGCGAAGCCCTAGGGCTTGTGGGGTGTACTGGTAGAACCACCGGGGCCCACCTGCACTTTGGCCTGCTGGACGCTTCAGGCAAGGCCGTTGACCCCTTGCCCTACCTGCATTCTGCGGATGAAGTGCTGCGTCCCGACCCGGCGAGCATACCGCCCGTCATTGAAGCGCAGTCTTGCGGGCCAGTGCTGCGCGGCCCCAACGGACGCCCCATTCGCATGGGCAATACGCGCATGGGCACTACGCTGAAAGATCTCGATAACTATACCCCGCCGCCCATCCCCACCTGGGATCAGCGCCAATAG
- a CDS encoding pirin family protein, with the protein MQLRSITGDVTGRPTIDGAGVRLVRVLGSPTVKTFDPFLMLDAFDSVNPEDYVKGFPMHPHRGIETFTYLVNGVIEHKDSLGNAGVIRDGGCQWMTAGSGILHQEMPLASPRMLGLQLWINLPAAHKMTDPKYRDITIDMVPCVEEEAAYVAVVAGEYKGVEGAAKGDYVDVRFLDVRLKPGARWQVETNPAHTVFAYLYAGDCFLMEGREPMLARHSYLLGEGDTVAFEGGEEECRFVLVSGAPLREPVAWGGPIVMNTDEELMQAYFEIEEGRFIKHWLPSAQN; encoded by the coding sequence ATGCAGTTACGATCCATCACCGGAGACGTCACGGGGCGTCCCACCATTGATGGCGCAGGTGTGCGCCTTGTGCGCGTGCTTGGTTCGCCCACAGTCAAAACATTTGATCCCTTTCTTATGCTTGATGCCTTTGATTCCGTAAATCCGGAGGATTACGTAAAGGGTTTTCCCATGCATCCTCACCGGGGTATTGAAACCTTCACCTATCTTGTGAATGGCGTCATCGAACACAAGGACAGCCTGGGCAATGCTGGCGTTATCCGCGATGGCGGCTGCCAGTGGATGACCGCCGGGAGCGGTATTCTGCATCAGGAAATGCCCCTTGCCTCGCCGCGCATGCTCGGCCTGCAACTCTGGATCAATCTGCCGGCCGCCCACAAGATGACTGATCCCAAGTACCGCGACATCACCATTGATATGGTGCCGTGCGTTGAGGAAGAGGCCGCTTACGTGGCCGTGGTCGCGGGTGAATACAAGGGCGTCGAAGGCGCCGCGAAGGGCGACTATGTGGATGTGCGTTTTCTTGACGTGCGCCTTAAGCCCGGCGCGCGCTGGCAGGTGGAGACCAACCCCGCCCACACGGTTTTTGCCTATCTGTATGCTGGCGACTGCTTCTTGATGGAGGGCAGGGAGCCAATGCTGGCCCGCCACTCCTACCTGCTGGGCGAGGGGGATACCGTCGCTTTTGAAGGTGGCGAAGAAGAATGCCGCTTTGTGCTGGTTTCCGGCGCGCCCCTGCGGGAGCCGGTCGCCTGGGGTGGCCCCATTGTCATGAATACAGATGAAGAGCTGATGCAGGCGTATTTTGAAATTGAAGAAGGCAGATTTATCAAACACTGGCTTCCGTCTGCACAGAATTAG
- the queE gene encoding 7-carboxy-7-deazaguanine synthase, which produces MSFAVKEIFYTLQGEGFHAGRPAVFCRFSGCNLWSGREEDRKFAKCPFCDTDFLGAEKSGGEFKNAATLAQAICSFFPSYTHPGYRPYVVFTGGEPALQLTEELLQELGRCGVETGIETNGTLALPKGLDWVTVSPKAGTKLVVTSGSELKLVWPQEGISVQDFEQLDFKHFFLQPRDYAGQSQATENAVRICQDRPLWKLSLQTHKFIGIS; this is translated from the coding sequence GTGAGCTTTGCAGTCAAGGAAATTTTTTATACGTTGCAGGGGGAAGGGTTCCACGCAGGCCGCCCCGCAGTTTTCTGCCGTTTTTCCGGCTGCAACCTGTGGTCAGGACGAGAAGAAGATCGCAAATTTGCCAAATGCCCATTTTGCGATACAGACTTTCTCGGGGCCGAGAAATCGGGCGGAGAATTCAAAAACGCCGCTACGCTGGCCCAGGCGATCTGCTCTTTTTTCCCCAGCTATACGCATCCGGGCTATCGGCCTTACGTGGTCTTTACAGGGGGGGAACCTGCCCTGCAACTTACCGAAGAATTGTTGCAGGAATTGGGCCGCTGCGGTGTGGAGACGGGAATAGAAACCAACGGGACGCTCGCCCTGCCCAAAGGCTTGGACTGGGTTACTGTCAGCCCAAAGGCGGGAACAAAACTGGTTGTTACATCCGGGAGCGAGCTAAAGCTTGTCTGGCCTCAAGAGGGCATCTCCGTACAGGATTTTGAGCAACTGGATTTCAAACATTTTTTTCTGCAACCGCGCGACTATGCAGGTCAGTCACAGGCAACAGAAAATGCTGTCAGAATCTGCCAGGATCGCCCGTTGTGGAAGCTCAGCCTTCAGACACACAAGTTTATCGGGATTTCGTAG